From the genome of Epinephelus lanceolatus isolate andai-2023 chromosome 23, ASM4190304v1, whole genome shotgun sequence, one region includes:
- the LOC117249139 gene encoding uncharacterized protein LOC117249139 isoform X1: MARCRSYLRGLAICVTVLLLVSGVVMIGVGFSSIDGNTPVAELFDQLSSSDGLLVLQVFGPITVILSIMGICAASLDLKPLLLVVRERDTHTHTHTHTHRGGRANVSLSLQFSALIFVEFVAMMVVASPLVQVQAQMDGAVDEVFLNVTPLHRAERYIQTELSKLQASDSCCGLRSFEDWENQLPDTCLCTPSVSDLQHSSQPGNWSSEGPCVMVGGDLSPPTQKVRDKLWVHSEPCGPILKSYLSFPIKLRIGIISAFATITMAAIALCLTLGLEEYWKTPPVETTVDDFNRVKYQPKPSLT, from the exons ATGGCTCGCTGCAGGAGTTACTTACGAGGACTCgccatctgtgtcactgtgctgcTACTG GTGTCTGGGGTGGTGATGATCGGCGTCGGATTCTCCTCCATTGACGGCAACACGCCGGTTGCCGag CTGTTCGACCAGTTGTCCAGTAGCGACGGCTTACTGGTGCTGCAGGTGTTTGGCCCCATCACAGTGATTCTGTCCATCATGGGCATCTGTGCTGCATCTTTAGACCTCAAacctctgctgctggtggtgagagagagagacacacacacacacacacacacacacacacacagagggggcAGAGCTAATGTGTCATTATCTCTGCAGTTCTCTGCTCTGATATTCGTGGAGTTCGTGGCCATGATGGTTGTCGCCTCACCGCTGGTTCAGGTTCAAGCTCAG ATGGACGGTGCGGTGGACGAGGTGTTCCTGAACGTAACTCCCCTCCACAGAGCCGAGCGTTACATCCAGACTGAACTCAGCAAACTCCAGGCCTCc GACTCGTGTTGTGGTTTGAGGAGTTTTGAGGACTGGGAGAATCAACTTCCTGACACCTGTCTGTGCACGCCTAGCGTCTCCGACCTGCAGCACAG CTCTCAGCCTGGTAACTGGAGCTCAGAGGGGCCCTGTGTGATGGTGGGTGGTGACCTTTCCCCTCCGACCCAAAAAGTCAGAGATAAACTGTGGGTTCACTCTGAG CCCTGTGGTCCCATCCTGAAGAGCTACCTGAGCTTCCCCATCAAACTGCGGATAGGAATCATTTCAGCCTTCGCCACCATCACG ATGGCGGCCATCGCTCTGTGTCTGACGTTGGGTCTGGAGGAATACTGGAAGACGCCTCCAGTAGAAACGACAGTCGATGACTTCAACAGAGTGAAGTATCAACCCAAACCCTCCCtcacctga
- the LOC117249139 gene encoding uncharacterized protein LOC117249139 isoform X2, with amino-acid sequence MARCRSYLRGLAICVTVLLLVSGVVMIGVGFSSIDGNTPVAELFDQLSSSDGLLVLQVFGPITVILSIMGICAASLDLKPLLLVFSALIFVEFVAMMVVASPLVQVQAQMDGAVDEVFLNVTPLHRAERYIQTELSKLQASDSCCGLRSFEDWENQLPDTCLCTPSVSDLQHSSQPGNWSSEGPCVMVGGDLSPPTQKVRDKLWVHSEPCGPILKSYLSFPIKLRIGIISAFATITMAAIALCLTLGLEEYWKTPPVETTVDDFNRVKYQPKPSLT; translated from the exons ATGGCTCGCTGCAGGAGTTACTTACGAGGACTCgccatctgtgtcactgtgctgcTACTG GTGTCTGGGGTGGTGATGATCGGCGTCGGATTCTCCTCCATTGACGGCAACACGCCGGTTGCCGag CTGTTCGACCAGTTGTCCAGTAGCGACGGCTTACTGGTGCTGCAGGTGTTTGGCCCCATCACAGTGATTCTGTCCATCATGGGCATCTGTGCTGCATCTTTAGACCTCAAacctctgctgctggtg TTCTCTGCTCTGATATTCGTGGAGTTCGTGGCCATGATGGTTGTCGCCTCACCGCTGGTTCAGGTTCAAGCTCAG ATGGACGGTGCGGTGGACGAGGTGTTCCTGAACGTAACTCCCCTCCACAGAGCCGAGCGTTACATCCAGACTGAACTCAGCAAACTCCAGGCCTCc GACTCGTGTTGTGGTTTGAGGAGTTTTGAGGACTGGGAGAATCAACTTCCTGACACCTGTCTGTGCACGCCTAGCGTCTCCGACCTGCAGCACAG CTCTCAGCCTGGTAACTGGAGCTCAGAGGGGCCCTGTGTGATGGTGGGTGGTGACCTTTCCCCTCCGACCCAAAAAGTCAGAGATAAACTGTGGGTTCACTCTGAG CCCTGTGGTCCCATCCTGAAGAGCTACCTGAGCTTCCCCATCAAACTGCGGATAGGAATCATTTCAGCCTTCGCCACCATCACG ATGGCGGCCATCGCTCTGTGTCTGACGTTGGGTCTGGAGGAATACTGGAAGACGCCTCCAGTAGAAACGACAGTCGATGACTTCAACAGAGTGAAGTATCAACCCAAACCCTCCCtcacctga